A window from Streptomyces subrutilus encodes these proteins:
- a CDS encoding ABC transporter substrate-binding protein has translation MHRQSSLRTRLVRGLGAATATVALASALTACGGDAKATASSTSDKVTIGAVSNGAAQQAELKVPVVEALRAQLPEAVRSRGELVIGVGALPSGYPPLTFVGSDQKTFTGSEPDLARLVAATLGLKPVIKNSTWENLFVGIDSGKVDVAFTNVTVTEERKKKYDFASYRQDNLAFEALKDNPWNFGGDYRNLAGKTVAVGSGTNQERILLAWQKKLQSEGKDLTVKYFPDNTSINLALAGKKIDLYFGPNPSLSYHITQTASGTAPTRNAGAYSGAGETLQGLIGATAKKDSGLAKPIAEAINHLVQNGQYGQLLTAWNLSNEAVTTSEVNPPGLPATNS, from the coding sequence ATGCACCGCCAGTCCTCCCTGCGCACCAGACTCGTCCGCGGCCTCGGCGCCGCGACGGCCACCGTGGCCCTCGCCTCCGCCCTCACCGCCTGCGGCGGGGACGCGAAGGCCACCGCCTCCTCCACCTCGGACAAGGTCACCATCGGCGCCGTCTCCAACGGCGCCGCCCAGCAGGCCGAGCTGAAGGTCCCGGTCGTCGAGGCCCTGCGCGCCCAACTGCCCGAGGCCGTCCGCTCCCGCGGCGAGCTGGTCATCGGCGTGGGCGCGCTGCCGTCCGGCTACCCGCCCCTGACGTTCGTCGGCTCCGACCAGAAGACCTTCACCGGATCCGAGCCCGACCTCGCCCGGCTGGTCGCCGCGACCCTGGGGCTCAAGCCCGTGATCAAGAACTCCACCTGGGAGAACCTCTTCGTCGGCATCGACAGCGGCAAGGTCGACGTGGCCTTCACCAACGTCACGGTGACCGAGGAGCGCAAGAAGAAGTACGACTTCGCGTCCTACCGGCAGGACAACCTCGCCTTCGAGGCCCTCAAGGACAACCCCTGGAACTTCGGCGGCGACTACCGCAACCTCGCGGGCAAGACCGTCGCGGTCGGCTCGGGCACCAACCAGGAGCGGATCCTCCTGGCGTGGCAGAAGAAGCTGCAGTCGGAGGGCAAGGACCTGACCGTCAAGTACTTCCCGGACAACACCAGCATCAACCTGGCGCTGGCCGGCAAGAAGATCGACCTGTACTTCGGGCCCAACCCCTCGCTCTCGTACCACATCACCCAGACGGCGAGCGGGACCGCCCCGACCCGCAACGCGGGTGCGTACTCCGGCGCCGGCGAGACCCTCCAGGGGCTGATCGGCGCCACCGCGAAGAAGGACAGCGGACTGGCGAAGCCGATCGCCGAGGCCATCAACCACCTGGTCCAGAACGGCCAGTACGGCCAGCTGCTGACCGCGTGGAACCTGTCGAACGAGGCCGTCACCACCTCCGAGGTCAACCCTCCGGGCCTGCCCGCGACCAACTCCTGA
- a CDS encoding amino acid ABC transporter ATP-binding protein, with protein sequence MSPTTTPVEPGSDTAPATARPAAIEVHDVHKWYGGHRVLDGVSLTVEPGTVTVILGRSGSGKSTLLRVLNHLEKPEAGYVSVGGELIGVQRHGDRLKELGERAILAQRSRIGFVFQNFNLFPHLTVLDNVAAAPVATGRLPRPEAEALSRELLERVGLGERTGAYPRQLSGGQQQRVAIARALALRPGVILFDEPTSALDPELVGEVLSVIKDLATGGTTLVIVTHEIGFAREVADQVVFLHEGRVVEQGPPARVLDHPEHARTREFLSKVL encoded by the coding sequence ATGAGCCCGACCACCACCCCCGTCGAGCCCGGCTCCGACACCGCCCCGGCCACCGCGCGGCCGGCCGCGATCGAGGTGCACGACGTGCACAAGTGGTACGGCGGCCACCGGGTCCTGGACGGGGTCAGCCTGACCGTCGAACCGGGCACCGTGACCGTGATCCTGGGCCGGTCCGGCTCGGGCAAGTCCACGCTGCTGCGGGTCCTCAACCACCTGGAGAAGCCGGAGGCCGGGTACGTCAGCGTCGGCGGCGAACTGATCGGCGTGCAGCGCCACGGGGACCGGCTGAAGGAGCTGGGCGAGCGGGCGATCCTCGCCCAGCGCAGCCGGATCGGCTTCGTCTTCCAGAACTTCAACCTCTTCCCGCACCTGACCGTGCTGGACAACGTCGCCGCGGCCCCCGTCGCCACCGGCCGGCTGCCGCGGCCCGAGGCCGAGGCCCTCTCCCGCGAGCTGCTCGAACGGGTCGGGCTGGGCGAGCGGACCGGCGCCTACCCGCGCCAGCTGTCCGGCGGGCAGCAGCAGCGGGTGGCCATCGCCCGCGCCCTCGCACTGCGGCCCGGGGTCATCCTCTTCGACGAGCCCACCTCCGCCCTCGACCCCGAGCTCGTCGGCGAGGTGCTCTCCGTGATCAAGGACCTGGCCACCGGCGGCACCACCCTCGTCATCGTCACCCACGAGATCGGCTTCGCCCGCGAGGTCGCCGACCAGGTCGTGTTCCTGCACGAGGGGCGCGTCGTCGAACAGGGCCCGCCCGCCCGGGTCCTGGACCACCCCGAGCACGCCCGGACCCGGGAGTTCCTCAGCAAGGTCCTCTGA
- a CDS encoding amino acid ABC transporter permease, with the protein MLLSAPTGPSGSSGPPGPAQRVLPLRRPGRWTAAAIVLVLVSQAANGLLTNPFYQWDRFAYWFVRPVILEGLLITLQVAAYSAALGLAGGVLLALGRLSGNPVLRSVSWTYVWLFRSVPLIVVLLFLYNLSALYPTLSIGVPFGPAFFTFDESRLATDIVVAVVGLSLAEAAYAAEIVRAGVLSVDQGQHEAAAALGLPRRYQFARIVFPQALRSIVPSYVNQLIGLLKATSLVFYVSLLDLFGSVQSMASTYPGDVVPLLLVATVWYVILTSVVSVVQYYVERYYARGALRTLPPTPVQRARAGLRDLRARARKETAR; encoded by the coding sequence CTGCTCCTCTCCGCGCCTACCGGCCCTTCCGGTTCCTCCGGACCGCCCGGACCGGCGCAGCGGGTCCTCCCGCTGCGCCGGCCGGGACGGTGGACGGCCGCCGCGATCGTCCTCGTGCTGGTCTCCCAGGCCGCGAACGGTCTGCTGACCAACCCGTTCTACCAATGGGACCGCTTCGCCTACTGGTTCGTGCGGCCGGTGATCCTGGAGGGGCTGCTCATCACCCTCCAGGTGGCCGCGTACAGCGCGGCCCTGGGGCTGGCCGGCGGTGTCCTGCTCGCCCTGGGCCGGCTCTCCGGCAATCCGGTGCTGCGGTCGGTGAGCTGGACGTACGTCTGGCTGTTCCGCTCCGTGCCGCTGATCGTCGTCCTGCTCTTCCTGTACAACCTCAGCGCGCTCTACCCCACGCTGAGCATCGGGGTCCCGTTCGGGCCCGCCTTCTTCACCTTCGACGAGTCGCGGCTCGCCACCGACATCGTCGTCGCGGTGGTCGGCCTGAGCCTGGCCGAGGCGGCCTACGCGGCCGAGATCGTCCGGGCCGGCGTGCTCTCCGTGGACCAGGGCCAGCACGAGGCGGCCGCCGCGCTGGGCCTGCCGCGGCGCTACCAGTTCGCCCGGATCGTCTTCCCCCAGGCCCTGCGCTCGATCGTCCCCTCGTACGTGAACCAGCTGATCGGCCTGCTCAAGGCCACCTCGCTGGTCTTCTACGTCTCCCTGCTCGACCTGTTCGGCTCGGTCCAGAGCATGGCCAGCACCTACCCGGGCGACGTGGTGCCGCTGCTGCTCGTGGCCACCGTCTGGTACGTGATCCTCACCAGCGTCGTCTCGGTCGTGCAGTACTACGTCGAGCGGTACTACGCCCGCGGCGCCCTGCGCACCCTGCCGCCGACCCCCGTGCAGCGGGCCCGTGCGGGCCTGCGCGACCTGCGGGCCCGCGCCCGGAAGGAGACGGCCCGATGA
- a CDS encoding aryl-sulfate sulfotransferase: MTVDQNTLRRRGTGLIAHDPDRSHGGYTLYTPITSTGVIHLVDIEGRPVHTWNSPHPPGRQAQLLPNGNLFYAAKDTDGPTLFPIWDVYHGGIFQELAPDSTVLREVRHPFHHHDASVLRNGNLIITAVEPLSPADAARVRGGIPGSEAPGGVIYGDVVYELTWDGEVVWRWAAIEHLDPGEVPLGRHFAREHWPMANTVNERADGSLLVGFRSASTTVAVDRADGSVLWSVGPDVLAQQHHPHELPGGTVLVFDNGTYRDTTSVPYSRVLELDPRTGEQVWSYVDNPPQNFFSPYMSSAQRLPNGNTFIAEGSFGRLFEVTPGGDVVWEFVVPEFRSFGEGVGLESSGGAQNSVFRAYRYDAEQLPWL; this comes from the coding sequence ATGACCGTCGACCAGAACACCCTGCGCCGGCGCGGCACCGGCCTGATCGCCCACGATCCCGACCGCAGCCACGGCGGCTACACCCTCTACACGCCCATCACGAGCACCGGCGTGATCCACCTCGTCGACATCGAGGGCAGGCCCGTCCACACCTGGAACTCCCCGCACCCGCCCGGCCGCCAGGCCCAGCTCCTGCCGAACGGCAACCTCTTCTACGCGGCCAAGGACACCGACGGCCCGACCCTCTTCCCCATCTGGGACGTCTACCACGGCGGCATCTTCCAGGAACTCGCCCCGGACTCCACGGTGCTGCGCGAGGTCCGCCACCCCTTCCACCACCACGACGCCTCCGTCCTGCGCAACGGCAACCTGATCATCACCGCGGTGGAGCCCCTCTCCCCCGCCGACGCGGCCCGCGTCCGGGGCGGCATCCCCGGCTCCGAGGCCCCGGGCGGCGTGATCTACGGGGACGTGGTGTACGAGCTGACCTGGGACGGCGAGGTGGTGTGGCGCTGGGCCGCCATCGAGCACCTCGACCCCGGAGAGGTGCCGCTGGGCCGCCACTTCGCCCGCGAGCACTGGCCGATGGCCAACACCGTCAACGAACGGGCCGACGGCTCCCTCCTGGTGGGCTTCCGCAGCGCCTCCACCACCGTGGCCGTCGACCGCGCCGACGGGTCGGTCCTGTGGAGCGTCGGGCCCGACGTACTGGCCCAGCAGCACCACCCGCACGAGCTGCCCGGCGGGACGGTCCTGGTCTTCGACAACGGGACCTACCGCGACACCACCTCCGTGCCGTACTCGCGGGTGCTGGAGCTCGACCCGCGCACCGGCGAGCAGGTGTGGTCGTACGTGGACAATCCGCCGCAGAACTTCTTCAGCCCGTACATGTCCAGCGCCCAGCGCCTGCCGAACGGCAACACCTTCATCGCCGAGGGCTCCTTCGGGCGGCTCTTCGAGGTGACCCCCGGCGGGGACGTCGTCTGGGAGTTCGTGGTCCCGGAATTCCGCTCCTTCGGGGAGGGCGTCGGCCTGGAGTCCTCCGGAGGCGCCCAGAACTCCGTCTTCCGCGCCTACCGCTACGACGCCGAGCAGCTTCCCTGGCTCTGA
- a CDS encoding ABC transporter substrate-binding protein codes for MSLPTRHRTRGPRAATGLVLAALLSVLATACAGSPGQGGGRPSVGVAGSDQLGGAPVYVAQEHALWSAEGVDVTLTTQPTGRDALNAVLGGQAQLGIVGDLPAVTAALGGRDLRIVADLSRFSDWRLLTRSDSGIGSFTALKGRKVGVPQGTNVEYALSRMLGSAGLSAADVTIVNLAPNQVTSALARGDVDAGVTFPSFYGAARTTLGARYAELPFTGYTARTLLVAGPSATAAGTAAVLRSVLRAQRELAADPAGARKAVLAQSKGALQADYVDAFQPRYGYGATLSPELLTQLAEEAAWAKAAQGLPGSADPAALSRHLDPAPLKAADPAAVTLTAPAAG; via the coding sequence ATGTCCCTGCCCACCCGTCACAGAACCCGCGGCCCCCGCGCCGCCACGGGCCTCGTGCTCGCCGCCCTGCTCTCCGTCCTCGCCACCGCCTGCGCCGGATCGCCCGGCCAGGGCGGCGGCCGCCCCTCCGTCGGAGTCGCCGGCAGCGACCAGCTCGGCGGCGCCCCCGTCTACGTGGCCCAGGAGCACGCACTGTGGTCCGCCGAGGGCGTGGACGTCACCCTGACCACCCAGCCCACCGGCCGCGACGCCCTCAACGCCGTCCTCGGCGGCCAGGCCCAGCTCGGCATCGTCGGGGACCTGCCCGCGGTCACCGCCGCGCTCGGCGGACGCGACCTGCGGATCGTCGCCGACCTGTCCCGGTTCTCCGACTGGCGGCTGCTGACCCGCAGCGACTCCGGCATCGGCTCCTTCACCGCCCTCAAGGGCCGCAAGGTCGGGGTCCCGCAGGGCACCAACGTCGAGTACGCCCTGTCGCGGATGCTCGGCTCGGCCGGGCTCTCGGCCGCCGACGTCACGATCGTCAACCTGGCCCCGAACCAGGTCACTTCGGCACTGGCCCGCGGGGACGTCGATGCCGGGGTCACCTTCCCGAGCTTCTACGGAGCCGCCCGCACCACCCTCGGCGCGCGCTACGCCGAGCTCCCCTTCACCGGCTACACGGCCCGGACCCTGCTGGTCGCCGGACCCTCGGCGACCGCGGCGGGCACGGCGGCCGTGCTGCGGTCCGTGCTGCGCGCCCAGCGGGAGCTGGCCGCGGACCCGGCGGGCGCCCGCAAGGCCGTGCTCGCCCAGTCCAAGGGCGCCCTCCAGGCGGACTACGTCGATGCCTTCCAGCCCCGCTACGGCTACGGCGCGACCCTCTCCCCCGAGCTGCTGACCCAGCTGGCCGAGGAGGCCGCCTGGGCCAAGGCCGCCCAGGGCCTGCCCGGATCCGCCGACCCGGCCGCGCTCTCCCGCCACCTCGACCCGGCGCCCCTGAAGGCCGCCGACCCGGCCGCCGTCACGCTCACGGCCCCCGCGGCCGGCTGA
- a CDS encoding ABC transporter ATP-binding protein, with protein MSLGVRLEGLSVAYGAARVLEATDLELPAGSFTALLGPSGCGKSTVLGAVAGFVRPTAGRVTAGSAPVRAPGPERGVVFQHYALFPWRTARGNVEFALKRLGLPRPERRRRALAALAEVGLAEGAEKYPAQLSGGMQQRVALARALAAEPEVLLMDEPFGALDALTRTRMQDLLRELWRRRGTTVLFVTHDIDEALALAERVVVLGGAPGRVLADHTVPAGPPDAALRSLIAHHLGAE; from the coding sequence ATGAGCCTGGGCGTACGGCTGGAGGGGCTGTCCGTCGCGTACGGGGCCGCGCGGGTGCTGGAGGCCACCGACCTGGAGCTGCCGGCCGGCTCGTTCACCGCGCTGCTGGGCCCCAGCGGATGCGGCAAGTCCACGGTGCTGGGCGCGGTGGCCGGGTTCGTGAGGCCCACCGCCGGGCGGGTCACGGCCGGCTCCGCACCGGTGCGCGCGCCCGGCCCCGAACGGGGCGTGGTGTTCCAGCACTACGCGCTCTTCCCCTGGCGCACGGCGCGCGGGAACGTGGAGTTCGCCCTGAAGCGGCTCGGCCTGCCCCGGCCGGAGCGGCGCCGGCGCGCGCTGGCGGCGCTGGCCGAGGTGGGGCTCGCGGAGGGCGCCGAGAAGTACCCGGCCCAGCTGTCCGGCGGCATGCAGCAGCGCGTGGCCCTGGCGCGGGCGCTGGCCGCAGAGCCCGAAGTCCTGCTGATGGACGAACCGTTCGGAGCCCTGGACGCCCTGACCCGGACCCGGATGCAGGACCTGCTGCGGGAGCTGTGGCGGCGCCGCGGCACCACCGTCCTGTTCGTGACGCACGACATCGACGAGGCACTGGCCCTCGCCGAGCGGGTGGTGGTCCTCGGCGGCGCCCCCGGGCGGGTCCTGGCCGACCACACCGTGCCCGCCGGACCGCCCGACGCGGCGCTGCGCTCGCTGATCGCCCACCACCTGGGCGCCGAATGA
- a CDS encoding ABC transporter permease: MHATPSPPGRALGRLGPALGAAAAVLALWYLLARSGGVAPGLLPTPAQTAAALADSARSGVLAADLGASLTRAGQGFALGALIGSALGFTTGYLPKVSAAVTPVVSFLRPIPAIALVPLATAWFGIGETAKRLLIAYAVLLAVWLYVHDGVSRVPVTHLRAARSLGAPLHRRFTEVLLPAAAPALLAALRYGASVALLALVAAELGGADSGLAYRLQVDGQFLRVDRMFAGLLVLGLLGVAVDLVLASVGRRFVHWGAS; the protein is encoded by the coding sequence GTGCACGCCACCCCCTCACCGCCCGGCCGGGCCCTCGGCCGGCTCGGCCCGGCCCTGGGCGCGGCAGCCGCCGTCCTCGCGCTGTGGTACCTGCTCGCCCGGTCCGGCGGTGTGGCCCCGGGGCTGCTGCCCACCCCCGCCCAGACCGCGGCCGCCCTGGCCGACAGCGCCCGCAGCGGGGTCCTGGCCGCCGACCTCGGCGCCAGCCTGACCCGTGCCGGACAGGGCTTCGCCCTCGGCGCGCTGATCGGCAGCGCGCTCGGGTTCACCACCGGCTACCTGCCGAAGGTGTCCGCGGCCGTCACCCCGGTCGTCTCCTTCCTGCGCCCCATCCCGGCCATCGCCCTGGTGCCCCTGGCGACCGCCTGGTTCGGCATCGGGGAGACCGCCAAGCGCCTGCTGATCGCCTACGCCGTCCTGCTCGCCGTCTGGCTGTACGTGCACGACGGCGTGTCCCGGGTGCCGGTGACCCACCTGCGCGCGGCCCGCTCCCTCGGGGCCCCGCTGCACCGGCGGTTCACCGAGGTCCTGCTGCCGGCCGCCGCGCCCGCCCTGCTCGCCGCGCTGCGCTACGGCGCCTCGGTGGCGCTGCTCGCCCTGGTGGCGGCGGAGCTGGGCGGCGCGGACAGCGGGCTCGCCTACCGGCTCCAGGTGGACGGGCAGTTCCTGCGCGTCGACCGGATGTTCGCGGGCCTGCTCGTGCTCGGCCTGCTCGGCGTGGCCGTGGACCTGGTGCTGGCCTCGGTCGGCCGCCGGTTCGTCCACTGGGGCGCGTCATGA
- a CDS encoding helix-turn-helix domain-containing protein produces MSRPEPTPEAIEVGQVIRGRRKQRGVSMAVLAARSGLSQPFLSQLERGLATPSLSSIYRIAEALDVTPGTFLRPPARPGAVSHESDPQVIRVDEAAGQIAQVLIPGGRSALMEAYEHHFEPGRGERGWFEHPGEDFLYVLEGEIVLEVEGEEPLTLRAGQSAHHRGEVPHRCRLTGPDGARTLLVIANA; encoded by the coding sequence GTGTCTCGACCCGAACCCACGCCCGAGGCGATCGAGGTCGGGCAGGTGATCCGCGGTCGCCGCAAGCAGCGCGGCGTCTCCATGGCCGTGCTCGCCGCCCGATCCGGCCTCTCCCAGCCCTTCCTGAGCCAGCTGGAACGCGGACTGGCCACGCCCAGCCTCAGCTCCATCTACCGGATCGCCGAGGCCCTCGACGTCACCCCCGGCACCTTCCTGCGCCCGCCGGCCCGCCCCGGCGCGGTCAGCCACGAGAGCGACCCGCAGGTGATCCGGGTCGACGAGGCGGCCGGTCAGATCGCGCAAGTGCTCATCCCCGGCGGCCGCAGCGCCCTGATGGAGGCGTACGAGCACCACTTCGAGCCCGGCCGGGGCGAACGCGGCTGGTTCGAACACCCCGGCGAGGACTTCCTCTACGTCCTGGAGGGCGAGATCGTCCTGGAGGTCGAGGGCGAGGAGCCGCTGACCCTGCGCGCCGGGCAGAGCGCGCACCACCGGGGCGAGGTCCCGCACCGCTGCCGCCTGACCGGCCCCGACGGCGCCCGCACCCTCCTCGTCATCGCCAACGCCTGA